The Mycolicibacterium fluoranthenivorans genome has a window encoding:
- a CDS encoding TetR/AcrR family transcriptional regulator has translation MTDHTERKRPGRPPGASDTRERILEHARELFSRNGFDKTSIRSIATAAGVDGALVHHYYGTKQQLFAAAIHIPIDPMQVIGPLRETPVDEIGLVLPTLLLPLWDSEIGKGFIATLRSLLGGADVSLVRSFLQEVITVEIGSRVDDPPGSGAVRVQFVASQLVGVVVARYILELEPFASLSPESIAKTIAPNLQRYLTGELPSLS, from the coding sequence GTGACAGACCACACCGAGCGAAAACGCCCCGGACGACCGCCCGGTGCGTCGGATACCCGCGAGCGGATCCTGGAGCACGCCCGCGAACTGTTCTCCCGCAACGGATTCGACAAGACATCGATCCGGTCCATCGCGACCGCCGCCGGGGTGGACGGCGCGCTGGTGCACCACTACTACGGCACCAAGCAGCAATTGTTCGCCGCGGCCATCCACATTCCGATCGACCCGATGCAGGTGATCGGCCCGCTGCGCGAAACGCCGGTCGACGAGATCGGCCTGGTGCTGCCGACGCTGCTGTTGCCGCTGTGGGATTCCGAGATCGGCAAGGGCTTCATCGCCACCCTGCGGTCACTGCTCGGTGGTGCCGACGTCAGCCTGGTGCGCTCGTTCCTGCAGGAAGTGATCACCGTCGAGATCGGCTCCCGGGTGGACGACCCGCCCGGCTCCGGCGCCGTCCGTGTGCAGTTCGTGGCCTCCCAGCTGGTGGGAGTGGTGGTCGCACGCTACATCCTGGAGTTGGAGCCGTTCGCGTCGCTGTCACCCGAGTCGATCGCCAAGACGATCGCACCGAATCTGCAGCGCTACCTCACTGGGGAACTGCCGAGCCTGAGCTGA
- a CDS encoding acyl-CoA synthetase, producing the protein MVDFSLITGPVGRFLATAQNGIEVLRYGGLETGAVPSPYQIVESVPMYKLRRYFPPDSRPGAAAPGAPVLMVHPMMMSADMWDVTRADGAAGILHASGLDPWVIDFGSPDQVEGGMQRNLADHVVALSEAVDTVKRVTGHDVHLIGYSQGGMFCYQTAAYRRAKDLASIITFGSPVDTLAALPMGIPPNMGAVAANFMADHVFSRIDIPGWLARTGFQMLDPLKTAQARLDFLRQLHDREALLPREQQRRFLDSEGWIAWSGPAISELLKQFIAHNRMMSGGFSVRGDLVTLADIDCPILAVVGEVDDIGQPASVRGIKRAAPKADVYEYLIRTGHFGLVVGSKAAVQSWPTVAAWVKWRGGAGALPDGVVPMAVRSETAATDSGVPFASRVAAGTAAATEVAFGLARTAADAVVAAQKSARTLAVETARTLPRLARLGQVNDHTRISLGRIMSEQAMNNPDGEFLLFDGRVHTYEAVDRRVNNVVRGLIGVGIRQGVRVGLLMDTRPSALVAIAALSRLGAVAVLIPPDADLHEVVRLGGIADVLADPGNLEVARGLGIRVLVLGGGESRDLNLQGDADVTDMEKIDPDQVELPGWYRPNPGFARDLAFVAFASAGGELVPRQITNFRWALSAFGTASAANLGNRDTVYCLTPLHHQSGLLVSLGGAVVGGARIALSRGLTPDRFLHEIRQYGVTVVSYTWAMLGEVIDDPSFVLSGNHPVRLFIGSGMPTGLWRRVVEVFDPAHVVEFFATTDGQAVLANVSGVKYGSKGRPLPGGGRVQLAAYDADDDIILEDEHGFVRLAQVNEVGVLLAQPRGPVDPTAPVKRGVFAPADTWVSTESLFRRDEDGDYWLVDNRSAVIRTERGPVFTAAVNDAVSRVGAVDLSVTYSLESAGRILAVTAVTLRPGGSVPSAEVSEALAALPVGVGPDIVYVTPDLTLSASYRPLVGPLRAAGIPKASRNSWYFDADTSQYKRLTAAVRAELGDL; encoded by the coding sequence TTGGTCGATTTCTCGTTGATCACCGGACCGGTCGGCCGTTTTCTGGCCACCGCCCAGAACGGGATCGAGGTGCTCCGCTACGGCGGCTTGGAGACCGGCGCGGTGCCGTCGCCGTACCAGATCGTCGAGAGCGTCCCGATGTACAAGCTGCGCCGTTATTTTCCGCCGGACAGCCGTCCGGGTGCGGCGGCGCCCGGTGCGCCGGTGCTCATGGTGCACCCGATGATGATGTCGGCCGATATGTGGGACGTGACCCGCGCCGACGGCGCCGCAGGGATCCTGCACGCCTCGGGACTCGATCCCTGGGTCATCGACTTCGGGTCACCCGACCAGGTCGAGGGCGGGATGCAGCGCAACCTCGCCGACCACGTGGTGGCGCTGAGCGAGGCCGTCGACACCGTCAAACGAGTGACCGGGCACGACGTCCATCTGATCGGCTACTCCCAGGGCGGGATGTTCTGCTACCAGACCGCGGCCTACCGCCGCGCCAAGGACCTGGCGAGCATCATCACCTTCGGTTCGCCGGTGGACACCCTGGCCGCGCTGCCGATGGGTATCCCCCCGAACATGGGGGCGGTGGCGGCGAACTTCATGGCCGACCACGTCTTCTCCCGTATCGACATTCCAGGGTGGTTGGCGCGCACCGGTTTCCAGATGCTGGATCCGCTGAAGACCGCGCAGGCCCGGCTGGACTTCCTGCGCCAGTTGCATGACCGTGAGGCGCTGTTACCGCGGGAACAGCAGCGACGCTTCTTGGACTCCGAGGGCTGGATCGCCTGGTCGGGACCGGCGATCTCCGAACTGCTCAAGCAGTTCATCGCGCACAACCGGATGATGTCCGGTGGGTTCTCCGTGCGTGGGGATCTGGTGACCCTTGCCGATATCGACTGCCCGATCCTCGCGGTGGTCGGTGAGGTCGACGATATCGGCCAGCCGGCCTCGGTACGCGGTATCAAGCGCGCCGCGCCCAAGGCCGATGTGTACGAATATCTGATCAGGACTGGACATTTCGGTCTCGTCGTAGGTTCCAAGGCGGCCGTTCAGTCGTGGCCGACGGTCGCCGCGTGGGTCAAATGGCGCGGCGGCGCCGGGGCGCTGCCCGACGGTGTGGTGCCGATGGCGGTCCGGTCGGAGACCGCGGCGACGGACAGTGGTGTCCCGTTCGCCTCCCGGGTGGCCGCAGGTACCGCGGCGGCGACCGAGGTGGCGTTCGGCCTGGCCCGCACCGCCGCGGATGCCGTTGTGGCAGCGCAGAAATCGGCACGCACGCTGGCCGTCGAGACCGCACGCACGCTGCCCAGGCTGGCGCGTCTGGGGCAGGTGAACGACCACACCCGGATCTCGCTGGGCCGGATCATGTCCGAACAGGCCATGAACAATCCCGACGGCGAGTTCCTGTTGTTCGACGGCCGCGTGCACACCTACGAAGCGGTGGACCGTCGCGTCAACAACGTGGTGCGCGGCCTGATCGGGGTCGGTATCCGGCAGGGTGTGCGGGTCGGCTTGCTGATGGACACCCGCCCCAGCGCGTTGGTCGCCATCGCCGCGCTGTCCCGGCTCGGTGCGGTGGCCGTGCTGATCCCACCGGATGCCGACCTGCACGAGGTGGTGCGCCTGGGCGGGATCGCCGATGTGCTCGCTGACCCGGGCAACCTCGAGGTGGCCCGCGGGCTGGGCATCCGGGTGCTGGTCCTCGGCGGCGGTGAATCGCGTGACCTGAATCTGCAGGGGGACGCGGACGTCACCGATATGGAGAAGATCGATCCCGATCAAGTCGAGCTGCCGGGGTGGTATCGACCCAACCCCGGATTCGCCCGCGACCTGGCCTTTGTGGCGTTCGCCAGCGCCGGCGGCGAATTGGTGCCCCGTCAGATCACCAACTTCCGGTGGGCGTTGTCGGCGTTCGGCACGGCCTCGGCGGCCAATCTGGGCAACCGCGACACCGTGTACTGCCTGACCCCGTTGCATCACCAGTCGGGGCTGCTGGTCAGCCTGGGCGGCGCCGTGGTGGGCGGGGCGCGTATCGCCCTGTCCCGGGGGCTGACACCCGACCGGTTCCTGCACGAGATCCGTCAGTACGGCGTGACGGTGGTGTCCTACACCTGGGCGATGCTGGGTGAGGTCATCGATGATCCGTCGTTCGTGCTGTCCGGTAATCACCCGGTGCGGCTGTTCATCGGATCCGGCATGCCGACGGGTCTCTGGCGGCGGGTGGTCGAGGTCTTCGATCCGGCGCATGTGGTGGAGTTCTTCGCCACCACCGACGGGCAGGCCGTGCTGGCCAATGTGTCGGGCGTCAAGTACGGCAGCAAGGGCAGGCCGCTGCCGGGCGGTGGCCGGGTGCAACTGGCCGCCTATGACGCCGATGACGACATCATCCTGGAGGACGAGCACGGGTTCGTGCGGCTGGCGCAGGTCAACGAGGTGGGTGTGCTGCTCGCGCAACCACGTGGCCCGGTCGACCCGACCGCTCCGGTCAAGCGGGGTGTCTTCGCGCCGGCGGACACCTGGGTGTCCACCGAATCGCTGTTCCGCCGCGACGAGGACGGTGACTACTGGCTGGTCGACAACCGCAGCGCGGTCATCCGCACCGAACGCGGACCCGTGTTCACCGCTGCGGTCAACGACGCCGTCAGCCGCGTCGGCGCGGTCGACCTGTCGGTCACCTACAGCCTGGAGTCTGCCGGCCGCATCCTTGCAGTGACGGCGGTGACGTTGCGTCCCGGCGGCAGCGTGCCGAGCGCGGAGGTGTCCGAGGCGCTGGCGGCGTTGCCCGTCGGTGTGGGCCCGGACATCGTGTACGTGACGCCGGACCTGACCCTCAGTGCGTCCTATCGTCCGCTGGTCGGCCCGCTGCGTGCGGCGGGGATCCCGAAGGCGTCGCGTAACAGTTGGTATTTCGACGCCGATACGAGTCAGTACAAGCGTCTGACGGCGGCGGTGCGTGCTGAGCTTGGGGACTTGTGA
- a CDS encoding Trm112 family protein — translation MLDSRLLSILVCPEDHGPLLYVAGEGLYNPRLRRVYPIVDDIPVLLIDEAVAVTEDAEHDRLVSSGSAVPQ, via the coding sequence GTGCTCGACTCCAGACTTCTGAGCATCCTGGTCTGCCCCGAGGATCACGGCCCGCTGCTGTACGTCGCCGGCGAAGGCCTGTACAACCCCAGGTTGCGCCGCGTGTACCCGATCGTCGATGACATCCCCGTGCTGCTGATCGATGAGGCCGTTGCGGTGACCGAGGACGCCGAGCACGACCGTCTGGTCAGCTCAGGCTCGGCAGTTCCCCAGTGA
- the argH gene encoding argininosuccinate lyase, translating to MSTNEGSLWGGRFADGPSEALAALSKSTHFDWVLAPYDVTASKAHARVLHRAGLLTDEQRDGLLAGLDSLGEDVADGSFGPLPTDEDVHGALERGLIDRVGPELGGRLRAGRSRNDQVATLFRMWLRDAIKTVGDGVLDVAAALATQAATHPTAIMPGKTHLQSAQPVLLAHHLLAHAHPLLRDADRLVDLDKRAAVSPYGSGALAGSSLGLDPDAIAAELGFASAADNSIDATASRDFAAEAAFVFAMIAVDLSRLSEDIILWSTTEFGYAKLHDSWSTGSSIMPQKKNPDIAELARGKSGRLIGNLTGLLATLKAQPLAYNRDLQEDKEPVFDSVAQLQLLLPAMAGLVGTLTFDTDRMAQLAPLGYTLATDIAEWMVRQGIPFRVAHEAAGAAVKAAEARGVGLEELADDELAGIHPGLTAQVREVLTIAGSVDSRDARGGTAPVQVAKQLGGVRDALDQLRVRLR from the coding sequence ATGAGCACCAACGAGGGGTCCTTATGGGGTGGCCGGTTCGCCGACGGCCCCTCGGAAGCCCTTGCCGCGCTGAGCAAGTCGACACACTTCGACTGGGTGCTCGCACCCTATGACGTGACCGCCTCCAAGGCGCACGCCCGGGTGCTGCACCGCGCCGGGCTGCTCACCGATGAGCAGCGCGACGGCCTGCTGGCCGGCCTGGACAGCCTCGGTGAAGACGTCGCGGACGGCAGCTTCGGTCCGCTGCCCACCGATGAGGATGTGCACGGCGCGCTGGAACGCGGCCTGATCGACCGGGTCGGTCCCGAACTCGGTGGCCGGCTGCGGGCCGGACGGTCGCGAAACGACCAGGTGGCCACGCTGTTCCGGATGTGGCTGCGCGACGCCATCAAGACCGTCGGTGACGGTGTGCTCGACGTGGCGGCCGCGCTGGCCACCCAGGCTGCCACGCACCCGACGGCGATCATGCCGGGCAAGACGCATCTGCAGTCCGCGCAGCCGGTGCTGCTGGCTCATCACCTGCTGGCGCACGCCCACCCCCTGCTGCGCGACGCCGACCGGCTCGTCGATCTGGACAAGCGGGCAGCGGTGTCCCCGTACGGTTCCGGGGCACTGGCGGGTTCGTCGCTGGGGCTCGATCCCGACGCGATCGCCGCGGAGCTCGGATTCGCCTCGGCGGCGGACAATTCGATCGACGCGACCGCATCCCGCGATTTCGCCGCCGAGGCGGCGTTCGTGTTCGCGATGATCGCGGTGGATCTGTCCCGGCTGTCCGAGGACATCATCCTCTGGAGCACAACGGAATTCGGTTATGCCAAGCTGCACGACTCCTGGTCGACGGGCAGCTCGATCATGCCGCAGAAGAAGAACCCCGATATCGCCGAGTTGGCCCGCGGCAAGTCCGGCCGCCTGATCGGCAACCTGACCGGCCTGCTGGCCACCCTGAAGGCGCAGCCGCTGGCCTACAACCGCGATCTGCAGGAAGACAAGGAGCCGGTGTTCGACTCGGTGGCGCAGCTGCAGCTGCTGCTGCCGGCGATGGCCGGACTGGTCGGCACCCTGACCTTCGACACCGACCGGATGGCGCAACTCGCTCCGCTGGGCTACACGCTGGCCACCGATATCGCCGAATGGATGGTGCGCCAGGGCATCCCGTTCCGCGTCGCACACGAGGCCGCCGGCGCGGCGGTCAAAGCGGCCGAGGCGCGCGGGGTGGGCCTGGAGGAACTCGCCGACGACGAACTCGCCGGCATCCATCCCGGGCTGACCGCGCAGGTGCGTGAGGTGCTGACCATCGCCGGCTCGGTCGACTCCCGCGATGCCCGCGGCGGTACCGCGCCCGTCCAGGTGGCCAAGCAACTGGGCGGGGTGCGTGACGCACTCGACCAGCTGAGGGTCCGGCTGCGCTAG
- a CDS encoding ABC-F family ATP-binding cassette domain-containing protein, protein MAHLLGAEALHLEYPTKVVFDSVSLGVNEGDRIGIVGRNGDGKSSLLAMLAGRVKPDGGRVTVRGGVRIGVLDQADTLDPTDTVGHAVVGDTPEHEWAGDPRGRDVIAGLLSDLDWHAVLGTLSGGQRRRVALARLLAGDDDVLALDEPTNHLDVEGITWLAEHLKRRWSPNAGGLLVVTHDRWFLDEVCTVTWEVHDRIVEPFDGGYAAYILQRVERDRQAATIEERRQNLARKELAWLRRGAPARTSKPKFRIDAANALIADVPEIRDKVALQSLAVTRLGKQVIDLLDASVSYNGREVLHGVEWLIAPGERTGILGVNGAGKSTLLGLVDGSVQPTEGRVKRGKTVKVATLTQGVDKLAGHLDDPVRVVLTQLASTYTFGSGSKAQELTPSQLLERLGFASAQLSTPIKDLSGGQQRRLQFLLILLEQPNVLILDEPTNDLDTDMLAAMEDLLDSWPGTLIVVSHDRYFLERVTDQQYGILGGRLRHLPGGVDEYLRLRASHAAQTGPAPTKPVAQEGLSGADLRAAQKEVASIERRLEKLTGQIDTAHQRLAEHDQGDFEGLQGLSGKLRDLETEVAELEEKWLELTEMLG, encoded by the coding sequence ATGGCGCATCTTCTCGGGGCAGAAGCCCTCCACCTCGAATACCCGACCAAGGTCGTCTTCGACTCCGTCTCCCTCGGCGTGAACGAGGGCGACCGGATCGGAATCGTCGGCCGAAACGGCGACGGCAAATCCAGCTTGCTGGCCATGCTGGCCGGCCGGGTGAAGCCGGACGGCGGCCGGGTCACGGTGCGCGGCGGCGTGCGCATCGGCGTCCTCGACCAGGCCGACACGCTGGACCCCACCGACACCGTCGGGCACGCGGTGGTCGGCGATACGCCCGAGCACGAATGGGCGGGCGATCCGCGCGGGCGGGATGTGATCGCCGGCCTGCTCAGCGACCTGGACTGGCACGCGGTGCTGGGCACCCTGTCCGGCGGGCAACGCCGCCGGGTGGCGCTGGCCAGGCTGCTGGCCGGCGATGACGACGTCCTGGCACTCGACGAGCCGACCAACCATCTCGACGTGGAGGGCATCACCTGGCTGGCCGAGCACCTGAAACGGCGCTGGAGCCCCAACGCCGGCGGACTCCTGGTGGTCACCCACGACCGCTGGTTCCTCGACGAAGTGTGCACGGTGACGTGGGAGGTGCACGACCGGATCGTGGAGCCGTTCGACGGCGGCTACGCGGCCTACATCCTCCAGCGGGTCGAGCGGGACCGCCAAGCCGCCACCATCGAGGAGCGGCGGCAGAACCTGGCCCGCAAGGAGCTGGCCTGGCTGCGCCGTGGCGCACCGGCGCGCACGTCGAAACCGAAATTCCGGATCGACGCCGCCAACGCCCTGATCGCCGATGTCCCGGAGATCCGCGACAAAGTGGCGCTGCAGTCGCTTGCCGTGACGCGACTGGGCAAACAGGTGATCGACCTGCTCGATGCGTCGGTGAGCTACAACGGGCGCGAGGTGCTGCACGGCGTCGAATGGCTCATCGCGCCGGGTGAGCGCACCGGCATCCTCGGCGTCAACGGAGCGGGTAAGTCGACGCTGCTCGGCCTGGTCGACGGTTCGGTGCAGCCGACCGAGGGCCGGGTGAAGCGCGGTAAGACGGTGAAGGTCGCGACGCTGACCCAGGGTGTGGACAAGCTGGCCGGACACCTCGACGACCCGGTCCGGGTGGTGCTGACCCAGCTGGCCAGCACCTACACCTTCGGATCGGGCTCCAAGGCCCAGGAACTCACGCCCAGCCAACTGCTGGAACGCCTCGGCTTCGCCAGCGCCCAACTGTCCACCCCGATCAAGGACCTCTCCGGCGGCCAGCAGCGCCGGCTGCAGTTTCTGCTCATCCTGTTGGAGCAGCCCAACGTGCTGATCCTCGACGAGCCGACCAACGACCTGGACACCGACATGCTGGCCGCGATGGAGGACCTGCTGGACTCCTGGCCCGGCACGCTGATCGTCGTCAGCCACGACCGGTACTTCCTGGAACGGGTCACCGATCAGCAGTACGGGATCCTCGGTGGCCGGTTGCGGCACCTGCCCGGCGGCGTGGACGAATACCTCCGGTTGCGCGCCTCGCATGCCGCCCAGACCGGCCCCGCGCCGACCAAACCCGTTGCCCAGGAAGGGCTCTCCGGTGCCGATCTGCGGGCCGCGCAGAAGGAAGTGGCCTCGATCGAACGCAGGCTGGAGAAGCTGACCGGACAGATCGACACAGCTCACCAGCGCCTTGCCGAACACGATCAAGGCGATTTCGAAGGGCTGCAGGGGCTTAGCGGCAAGCTTCGCGACCTGGAGACCGAGGTCGCCGAACTCGAGGAGAAATGGCTGGAGCTGACCGAGATGCTGGGCTGA